Proteins encoded by one window of Antechinus flavipes isolate AdamAnt ecotype Samford, QLD, Australia chromosome 4, AdamAnt_v2, whole genome shotgun sequence:
- the PCGF2 gene encoding polycomb group RING finger protein 2 isoform X1 — MEVGALVNLSWEEARVCPCVPRSLCPRSVLPLFYPSIMHRTTRIKITELNPHLMCALCGGYFIDATTIVECLHSFCKTCIVRYLETNKYCPMCDVQVHKTRPLLSIRSDKTLQDIVYKLVPGLFKDEMKRRRDFYAAYPLTEVPNGSNEDRGEVLEQEKGALSDDEIVSLSIEFYEGVRDREEKKGALENGDGDKEKKTGVRFLRCPAAMTVMHLAKFLRNKMDVPSKYKVEVLYEDEPLKEYYTLMDIAYIYPWRRNGPLPLKYRVQPACKRLPLPTVAAPSEGTNTSGASECESVSDKAPSPATLPATSSSLPSPATPSHGSPSSHGPAAAHPASPSPTSAPGGTANGGTSNCLQTPPSTSRGRKMTVNGTPVPPLT, encoded by the exons GTCGGTGCTCCCCCTCTTTTACCCCAGCATCATGCATCGGACAACTCGGATTAAGATCACGGAACTGAACCCCCATCTCATGTGTGCCCTCTGTGGGGGGTACTTCATCGACGCCACTACCATTGTAGAATGTCTGCATTCCT TCTGCAAAACCTGCATCGTCCGCTACCTGGAGACCAACAAGTACTGTCCCATGTGCGACGTCCAGGTCCATAAAACACGGCCCCTGCTGAGCATCAG GTCAGACAAAACCCTTCAAGACATCGTCTACAAACTGGTCCCTGGACTTTTCAAAG ATGAGATGAAGCGCCGGCGAGATTTCTACGCGGCCTACCCTCTGACGGAAG TCCCCAACGGCTCCAACGAAGACCGAGGTGAGGTCCTAGAACAGGAGAAGGGGGCCCTGAGTGATGATGAAATCGTCAGCCTCTCCATTGAATTTTACGAGGGTGTCAG GgacagggaagagaagaagggcgCCCTGGAGAATGGGGACGGGGACAAGGAGAAA aaGACAGGGGTTCGGTTCCTGCGATGTCCTGCAGCCATGACGGTCATGCACCTCGCCAAGTTTCTCCGTAACAAGATGGATGTGCCCAGCAAGTATAAA GTGGAGGTGCTGTATGAGGACGAACCCCTGAAGGAGTACTACACGCTCATGGACATTGCCTACATTTACCCTTGGAGACGG AATGGCCCTCTCCCCCTCAAGTACCGAGTCCAGCCGGCCTGCAAGCGGCTTCCTCTGCCCACCGTGGCGGCTCCCTCAGAAGGCACCAACACCAGCGGGGCGTCCGAGTGCGAGTCGGTCAGCGACAAGGCCCCCAGCCCCGCCACCCTGCCCGCCACCTCCTCCTCTCTGCCCAGCCCCGCGACTCCCTCCCATGGCTCCCCCAGCTCGCACGGGCCGGCTGCCGCCCACCCCGCCTCCCCGAGCCCCACATCTGCCCCAGGGGGCACTGCCAATGGCGGCACCTCGAACTGCCTGCAGACACCGCCGTCTACCAGCAGGGGGCGCAAGATGACTGTCAATGGGACCCCAGTGCCCCCCTTGACATGA
- the PCGF2 gene encoding polycomb group RING finger protein 2 isoform X2 has protein sequence MEVGALVNLSWEEARVCPCVPRSLCPRSVLPLFYPSIMHRTTRIKITELNPHLMCALCGGYFIDATTIVECLHSFCKTCIVRYLETNKYCPMCDVQVHKTRPLLSIRSDKTLQDIVYKLVPGLFKDEMKRRRDFYAAYPLTEVPNGSNEDRGEVLEQEKGALSDDEIVSLSIEFYEGVRDREEKKGALENGDGDKEKTGVRFLRCPAAMTVMHLAKFLRNKMDVPSKYKVEVLYEDEPLKEYYTLMDIAYIYPWRRNGPLPLKYRVQPACKRLPLPTVAAPSEGTNTSGASECESVSDKAPSPATLPATSSSLPSPATPSHGSPSSHGPAAAHPASPSPTSAPGGTANGGTSNCLQTPPSTSRGRKMTVNGTPVPPLT, from the exons GTCGGTGCTCCCCCTCTTTTACCCCAGCATCATGCATCGGACAACTCGGATTAAGATCACGGAACTGAACCCCCATCTCATGTGTGCCCTCTGTGGGGGGTACTTCATCGACGCCACTACCATTGTAGAATGTCTGCATTCCT TCTGCAAAACCTGCATCGTCCGCTACCTGGAGACCAACAAGTACTGTCCCATGTGCGACGTCCAGGTCCATAAAACACGGCCCCTGCTGAGCATCAG GTCAGACAAAACCCTTCAAGACATCGTCTACAAACTGGTCCCTGGACTTTTCAAAG ATGAGATGAAGCGCCGGCGAGATTTCTACGCGGCCTACCCTCTGACGGAAG TCCCCAACGGCTCCAACGAAGACCGAGGTGAGGTCCTAGAACAGGAGAAGGGGGCCCTGAGTGATGATGAAATCGTCAGCCTCTCCATTGAATTTTACGAGGGTGTCAG GgacagggaagagaagaagggcgCCCTGGAGAATGGGGACGGGGACAAGGAGAAA ACAGGGGTTCGGTTCCTGCGATGTCCTGCAGCCATGACGGTCATGCACCTCGCCAAGTTTCTCCGTAACAAGATGGATGTGCCCAGCAAGTATAAA GTGGAGGTGCTGTATGAGGACGAACCCCTGAAGGAGTACTACACGCTCATGGACATTGCCTACATTTACCCTTGGAGACGG AATGGCCCTCTCCCCCTCAAGTACCGAGTCCAGCCGGCCTGCAAGCGGCTTCCTCTGCCCACCGTGGCGGCTCCCTCAGAAGGCACCAACACCAGCGGGGCGTCCGAGTGCGAGTCGGTCAGCGACAAGGCCCCCAGCCCCGCCACCCTGCCCGCCACCTCCTCCTCTCTGCCCAGCCCCGCGACTCCCTCCCATGGCTCCCCCAGCTCGCACGGGCCGGCTGCCGCCCACCCCGCCTCCCCGAGCCCCACATCTGCCCCAGGGGGCACTGCCAATGGCGGCACCTCGAACTGCCTGCAGACACCGCCGTCTACCAGCAGGGGGCGCAAGATGACTGTCAATGGGACCCCAGTGCCCCCCTTGACATGA
- the PCGF2 gene encoding polycomb group RING finger protein 2 isoform X3, producing MHRTTRIKITELNPHLMCALCGGYFIDATTIVECLHSFCKTCIVRYLETNKYCPMCDVQVHKTRPLLSIRSDKTLQDIVYKLVPGLFKDEMKRRRDFYAAYPLTEVPNGSNEDRGEVLEQEKGALSDDEIVSLSIEFYEGVRDREEKKGALENGDGDKEKKTGVRFLRCPAAMTVMHLAKFLRNKMDVPSKYKVEVLYEDEPLKEYYTLMDIAYIYPWRRNGPLPLKYRVQPACKRLPLPTVAAPSEGTNTSGASECESVSDKAPSPATLPATSSSLPSPATPSHGSPSSHGPAAAHPASPSPTSAPGGTANGGTSNCLQTPPSTSRGRKMTVNGTPVPPLT from the exons ATGCATCGGACAACTCGGATTAAGATCACGGAACTGAACCCCCATCTCATGTGTGCCCTCTGTGGGGGGTACTTCATCGACGCCACTACCATTGTAGAATGTCTGCATTCCT TCTGCAAAACCTGCATCGTCCGCTACCTGGAGACCAACAAGTACTGTCCCATGTGCGACGTCCAGGTCCATAAAACACGGCCCCTGCTGAGCATCAG GTCAGACAAAACCCTTCAAGACATCGTCTACAAACTGGTCCCTGGACTTTTCAAAG ATGAGATGAAGCGCCGGCGAGATTTCTACGCGGCCTACCCTCTGACGGAAG TCCCCAACGGCTCCAACGAAGACCGAGGTGAGGTCCTAGAACAGGAGAAGGGGGCCCTGAGTGATGATGAAATCGTCAGCCTCTCCATTGAATTTTACGAGGGTGTCAG GgacagggaagagaagaagggcgCCCTGGAGAATGGGGACGGGGACAAGGAGAAA aaGACAGGGGTTCGGTTCCTGCGATGTCCTGCAGCCATGACGGTCATGCACCTCGCCAAGTTTCTCCGTAACAAGATGGATGTGCCCAGCAAGTATAAA GTGGAGGTGCTGTATGAGGACGAACCCCTGAAGGAGTACTACACGCTCATGGACATTGCCTACATTTACCCTTGGAGACGG AATGGCCCTCTCCCCCTCAAGTACCGAGTCCAGCCGGCCTGCAAGCGGCTTCCTCTGCCCACCGTGGCGGCTCCCTCAGAAGGCACCAACACCAGCGGGGCGTCCGAGTGCGAGTCGGTCAGCGACAAGGCCCCCAGCCCCGCCACCCTGCCCGCCACCTCCTCCTCTCTGCCCAGCCCCGCGACTCCCTCCCATGGCTCCCCCAGCTCGCACGGGCCGGCTGCCGCCCACCCCGCCTCCCCGAGCCCCACATCTGCCCCAGGGGGCACTGCCAATGGCGGCACCTCGAACTGCCTGCAGACACCGCCGTCTACCAGCAGGGGGCGCAAGATGACTGTCAATGGGACCCCAGTGCCCCCCTTGACATGA
- the CISD3 gene encoding CDGSH iron-sulfur domain-containing protein 3, mitochondrial encodes MASVVAGLRTVGSRAAGAELRWNQIRVFSSWLDKWIPRKKPLVAQKKPIKVFLKAGKTYKWCVCGRSKNQPFCDASHLFQATGLFPLRFKVEEDRSAFLCACKATSKPPYCDGTHKSDRVQNAQEGSSL; translated from the exons ATGGCCAGCGTGGTGGCTGGACTGCGCACCGTGGGCAGCCGGGCCGCG GGTGCAGAGCTGAGGTGGAACCAGATCAGGGTGTTCTCTTCTTGGCTG GACAAATGGATTCCAAGGAAGAAGCCTCTGGTTGCTCAAAAAAAACCCATTAAGGTGTTCCTGAAGGCAGGGAAAACATataaatggtgtgtgtgtggCCGAAGTAAGAACCAG cCTTTCTGTGACGCCTCCCACCTCTTCCAGGCAACGGGCCTGTTCCCTCTCAGGTTCAAAGTTGAAGAAGACCGTTCAGCCTTTCTTTGTGCCTGCAAGGCAACCTCGAAGCCCCCCTACTGTGACGGCACTCACAAGAGTGACCGGGTACAAAATGCCCAGGAGGGCTCCTCGCTCTGA